A genomic window from Chloroflexota bacterium includes:
- the proB gene encoding glutamate 5-kinase, translating to MSRHTIVVKAGSSNLLSGTAALDRPNIERLLNEMIDAREQGHRVIFVSSGAIAAGLAPLGFKKRPVTIPDLQACAAVGQSLLMQAYNEILARRGYVVAQLLLTHDDFQDRRRYLNLRNMLAALHDRKVLPVINENDSISVDEIRFGDNDTLGAFVSNVVDATLTVILSDVDGLYTANPSRDPSARRIPIVDEVTPEIEALAAPTDSAVGVGGMMTKVRAAKIVTSVGGMLVVVDGKKASLLDILRGDVNGTIFRPRGDRMDHRKRWIAHATNEMGTLEVDAGAARALEQQGRSLLPAGIVGCDGAFTEGDPVVVTHGGRRIAKGLTNYSAEQVRQIMGKQSSEIAGLLDGKIFDEVIHRNNMVRL from the coding sequence ATGAGCAGGCACACGATCGTCGTCAAAGCCGGCAGCAGCAATCTGCTTTCGGGCACCGCGGCCCTGGATCGCCCGAACATCGAGCGCCTTCTCAACGAGATGATCGACGCGCGCGAGCAGGGACATCGGGTCATCTTCGTCTCGTCAGGGGCCATCGCCGCCGGGCTGGCGCCGCTCGGCTTCAAGAAGCGCCCGGTCACCATCCCGGACCTGCAGGCCTGCGCCGCCGTCGGCCAGAGCCTGCTGATGCAGGCCTACAACGAGATCCTGGCCCGGCGCGGCTACGTGGTGGCCCAGTTGCTGCTCACCCACGACGATTTCCAGGACCGGCGGCGCTACCTGAACCTCCGTAACATGCTGGCCGCCCTGCACGACCGCAAGGTGCTGCCCGTCATCAACGAGAACGACAGCATCTCGGTGGACGAGATCCGCTTCGGGGACAACGACACCCTCGGCGCATTCGTCTCGAACGTGGTGGACGCCACGCTGACCGTCATCCTCTCGGATGTGGACGGCCTGTACACTGCCAATCCCAGCCGCGATCCATCCGCCCGCCGGATCCCCATCGTGGACGAGGTCACGCCGGAGATCGAGGCGCTGGCCGCCCCCACCGATTCGGCGGTCGGCGTCGGCGGCATGATGACCAAGGTCCGCGCGGCGAAGATCGTCACCAGCGTCGGCGGGATGCTCGTCGTCGTGGACGGCAAGAAGGCCTCGCTGCTCGACATCCTGCGCGGCGACGTGAACGGCACCATCTTCCGGCCGCGCGGCGACCGCATGGATCACCGCAAGCGCTGGATCGCCCACGCCACGAACGAGATGGGCACGCTGGAGGTGGACGCGGGCGCGGCCCGAGCCCTCGAACAGCAGGGCCGCAGCCTGCTGCCGGCCGGCATCGTCGGCTGCGACGGCGCGTTCACCGAGGGTGACCCCGTCGTCGTGACGCATGGGGGCCGGCGGATCGCCAAAGGGTTGACCAACTACTCCGCCGAACAGGTACGCCAGATCATGGGCAAACAATCTTCGGAGATCGCGGGCCTGCTGGACGGTAAAATCTTCGACGAGGTCATCCACCGGAACAACATGGTGCGCCTCTGA
- a CDS encoding DUF1330 domain-containing protein, with protein sequence MAAYIIAEVAVTDPAGYEAYKNAVEATIAQYGGRYTVRGGQAEALEGDAPRGRLVVLEFDSYEQAKAWYDSPENREVKKIRHATATSRLLLVDGYTV encoded by the coding sequence GTGGCTGCTTACATCATCGCCGAGGTCGCCGTGACCGACCCAGCGGGCTACGAAGCGTACAAGAACGCCGTCGAGGCGACCATCGCCCAGTACGGCGGGCGCTACACGGTGCGCGGCGGGCAGGCCGAAGCGCTGGAGGGCGATGCACCGCGCGGTCGGCTGGTGGTGCTGGAGTTCGACAGCTACGAGCAGGCGAAGGCGTGGTACGACTCGCCGGAGAACCGTGAGGTCAAGAAGATCCGCCACGCGACGGCGACCAGCCGCCTGCTGCTGGTGGACGGCTATACCGTCTAG
- a CDS encoding methyltransferase domain-containing protein, translating to MSGDVRGGVPFYDRAYEGFELDARARVRQATYGEDLGQNSWLTAEEWRTFAGWLGIGTGTRVLDVACGSGGPALYFSRGLGADITGVDHNPAGVAAATRQAEQQGLTERARFTVADASQRLPFEDGRFDAVVCIDAISHLPGRLDVLRDWRRLLKPGGRLLFTNPITITGLLTKEEMEIRSSIGFFLFAAPGVDERLLRETDFDVLRVEDTTMQMATVAKRWLDARAVDRKDLLADEGPETYESTQRFLTVAHTIAAEGRLSRFAFLAQKPG from the coding sequence GTGAGTGGCGACGTTCGTGGCGGCGTTCCGTTCTACGACCGAGCGTACGAGGGGTTCGAGCTTGATGCGCGGGCGCGTGTTCGTCAGGCGACGTACGGCGAGGATCTCGGGCAGAATAGCTGGCTCACCGCGGAGGAGTGGCGGACGTTCGCAGGTTGGCTGGGCATTGGTACGGGGACGCGTGTCCTGGACGTGGCTTGCGGCTCGGGAGGTCCGGCCCTCTACTTCTCGCGGGGACTCGGGGCCGACATCACCGGAGTGGATCACAATCCAGCAGGTGTGGCGGCGGCCACTCGTCAGGCAGAACAGCAGGGACTGACCGAGCGGGCGCGGTTCACGGTGGCGGACGCTTCGCAGCGGCTGCCTTTCGAGGACGGACGATTTGATGCTGTGGTGTGCATCGATGCCATCAGCCACCTGCCTGGACGCCTGGATGTCCTCCGGGATTGGAGGCGTCTTCTCAAGCCAGGAGGGCGACTTCTCTTCACGAATCCGATCACCATCACCGGGCTGTTGACAAAGGAGGAGATGGAGATCCGCAGCTCCATCGGGTTCTTCTTGTTTGCCGCGCCCGGTGTGGACGAGCGGCTGCTACGAGAAACCGACTTCGACGTGCTGCGGGTGGAAGACACAACGATGCAGATGGCAACGGTGGCGAAGCGGTGGCTCGACGCGCGTGCCGTCGATCGTAAGGATCTGCTGGCAGATGAGGGGCCGGAGACCTACGAGAGTACCCAGCGGTTCCTGACGGTGGCGCACACCATTGCGGCTGAGGGACGGCTCTCGCGCTTCGCCTTCCTGGCCCAGAAGCCCGGGTGA